The following coding sequences are from one Lolium rigidum isolate FL_2022 chromosome 6, APGP_CSIRO_Lrig_0.1, whole genome shotgun sequence window:
- the LOC124662241 gene encoding AT-hook motif nuclear-localized protein 20-like — protein MGAFLWWRPQRRIEQGSNAYAFKHHRHWARAAACGSRLRGEDGHCDGVRGNDVVVGKGRRRWQKDRARWGGAGRGGAVGGGGVGVRLRLRTARRMARGRQAAGRFERLVQHDPVLSWISGGSPGPLVRSLQRCERFEELDICSLANKWWDEGRLGLPLTTEAPPSVLSSNQQLDAMAAKADGEHSGGGSGQDDDRCEPKEGAVVVPANRRPRGRPPGSKNKPKPPIFVTRDSPNALRSHVMEVAGGADIAESIAHFSRRRQRGVCVLSGAGTVADVALRQPAAPGAVVALRGRFEILSLTGTFLPGPSPPGSTGLTVYLAGGQGQVVGGSVVGALTAAGPVMVIASTFANATYERLPLDEVEEDHHQDAAGRGGVHAPMMSDPSAAMPMFGVPANIGGGPLGHAAADGMPWPQGHARPPY, from the exons ATGGGGGCGTTCCTCTGGTGGCGACCTCAGCGGCGGATAGAGCAGGGCAGCAACGCCTATGCCTTCAAGCATCATAGACACTGGGCGAGGGCTGCAGCCTGCGGCAGTCGGCTACGGGGAGAAGACGGACACTGCGACGGCGTACGGGGGAATGACGTTGTGGTGGGAAAGGGAAGGCGGCGGTGGCAGAAAGATCGGGCAAGGTGGggtggggcggggcggggcggggcggttGGGGGCGGCGGGGTGGGGGTGCGGTTACGGTTGAGGACGGCGCGGCGGATGGCGAGAGGACGGCAGGCTGCGGGGCGTTTCGAACGGTTAGTTCAGCACGATCCTGTTTTGTCGTGGATTAGTGGAGGCAGTCCTGGTCCGCTGGTCCGCTCCCTTCAAAGATGTGAGCGATTTGAGGAGTTGGATATCTGCTCT CTGGCGAACAAGTGGTGGGACGAAGGGCGGCTGGGCCTCCCGCTCACCACGGAGGCGCCGCCGTCAGTCCTCTCCAGCAACCAGCAGCTGGACGCCATGGCGGCCAAGGCAGACGGGGAGCACAGCGGCGGGGGCAGCGGCCAGGACGACGACCGCTGTGAGCCCAAGGAGGGCGCGGTGGTGGTGCCAGCGAACCGGCGCCCGCGCGGCCGGCCCCCGGGGTCCAAGAACAAGCCGAAGCCGCCCATCTTCGTCACGCGAGACAGCCCCAACGCGCTGCGCAGCCACGTCAtggaggtggccggcggcgccgaCATCGCCGAGTCCATCGCCCACTTCTCCCGCCGCAGGCAGCGTGGCGTCTGCGTGCTCAGCGGCGCCGGAACCGTCGCCGACGTCGCGCTACGCCAGCCGGCAGCGCCGGGCGCCGTCGTGGCCCTCCGCGGCCGCTTCGAGATACTCTCCCTCACCGGCACCTTCCTCCCCGGGCCTTCACCGCCGGGCTCCACGGGGCTCACCGTATACCTCGCCGGCGGGCAGGGGCAGGTGGTCGGGGGCAGCGTcgtgggcgcgctcaccgcggcgGGGCCTGTCATGGTGATCGCGTCCACCTTCGCCAATGCCACGTACGAGCGCCTGCCGCTGGACGAGGTCGAGGAGGACCACCACCAGGACGCCGCCGGAAGGGGCGGTGTTCACGCTCCGATGATGAGCGACCCCTCGGCGGCGATGCCAATGTTTGGCGTGCCAGCGAACATTGGAGGCGGGCCGCTTGGGCATGCGGCTGCGGACGGGATGCCATGGCCGCAGGGGCATGCACGACCGCCATACTAG